One stretch of Balneola sp. MJW-20 DNA includes these proteins:
- a CDS encoding phospho-sugar mutase encodes MNSLDPAVKSRIDQWLNGNYDAETKAEIRSMLDNEQYAELTDAFYRDLEFGTGGLRGIMGVGSNRVNKYTFGIATQGLSNFLKKNYPDQQIKVAIAHDSRNNSDTLAKVVADVFSANGIKVYFFDGLRPTPELSFAIRELGCQSGVVLTASHNPKEYNGYKAYGPDGGQYVAPDDANVMQEVRDINSIDEVHFNGNEDLIEKIGEEIDKQYLETITRLSVSPQAIKDQHDLKIVFSPIHGTAGVLVPPALQEMGFTNVSVVEEQMEPDGNFPTVVYPNPEEKDALDLSLEKAKEIDADLVMATDPDADRVGIAVKNTDGDWVLLNGNQTGSLLINYMLTAWKKQGKLKGEEYIVKTVVTSYLIDRIAENFGVDCYNTLTGFKYIGELMTRLEGKKKFIAGGEESYGYLVGEHVRDKDAVVSAIMIAEMTAFYKDQGSSLFEAMLDMYIQYGLYREKLVSVTKKGKSGAEEIQQMMKNYRENTPAQLGGSKVVMIKDYKSQIQKDLRSGDSTSIDLPSSNVLQFITEDGGIVSCRPSGTEPKIKFYCSVNTKLMDRDDYAQVASTLDHKIDAMIESLKN; translated from the coding sequence ATGAACTCCTTAGATCCTGCTGTAAAATCAAGAATTGATCAATGGTTAAACGGTAATTACGACGCTGAAACCAAAGCTGAGATTCGCTCTATGCTCGATAATGAGCAGTATGCGGAACTTACGGACGCTTTCTACCGGGATCTGGAATTTGGTACCGGCGGGCTGCGCGGGATCATGGGAGTCGGATCCAACCGTGTAAACAAATATACTTTCGGGATTGCAACTCAGGGACTCTCTAATTTCCTGAAAAAGAACTACCCTGACCAGCAGATCAAAGTAGCGATTGCTCATGACAGCCGGAATAATTCAGATACACTGGCGAAAGTAGTTGCTGATGTATTCTCAGCCAACGGGATCAAAGTATATTTCTTTGATGGATTACGACCGACCCCGGAACTATCATTTGCGATTCGGGAACTGGGATGCCAAAGCGGCGTGGTACTGACTGCATCACATAATCCCAAGGAATACAATGGATATAAGGCCTATGGACCTGATGGCGGCCAGTATGTAGCTCCTGATGATGCCAATGTTATGCAGGAGGTTCGTGATATCAACAGCATCGATGAAGTCCATTTTAACGGGAATGAAGATCTGATCGAAAAGATCGGAGAGGAGATCGATAAACAATATCTGGAAACGATCACCAGGCTCTCTGTATCACCTCAGGCTATAAAAGATCAGCATGATCTAAAGATCGTATTCTCCCCTATTCACGGGACCGCAGGAGTACTGGTTCCCCCGGCACTGCAGGAAATGGGCTTTACCAATGTATCAGTGGTTGAAGAACAAATGGAACCGGATGGTAACTTCCCGACTGTTGTTTATCCCAACCCGGAAGAAAAAGATGCCCTGGATCTGTCGCTGGAAAAGGCAAAAGAAATCGATGCAGATCTGGTAATGGCAACGGATCCCGATGCCGACCGAGTGGGTATAGCTGTAAAGAATACCGACGGTGACTGGGTACTGCTGAATGGTAATCAGACCGGATCGCTGTTGATCAATTACATGCTGACAGCCTGGAAAAAGCAGGGCAAGCTTAAGGGTGAAGAGTATATCGTTAAAACGGTGGTTACCAGTTATCTGATCGACCGGATTGCAGAAAACTTTGGAGTGGATTGCTACAATACCCTCACCGGATTCAAGTATATTGGCGAACTCATGACCCGGCTGGAAGGAAAGAAAAAGTTCATCGCCGGAGGTGAAGAGAGTTACGGATATCTGGTTGGTGAACATGTTCGTGATAAAGATGCCGTGGTCTCTGCTATAATGATCGCTGAAATGACAGCATTCTACAAAGATCAGGGAAGCTCTCTGTTTGAAGCCATGCTCGACATGTATATCCAATACGGACTTTACCGGGAAAAACTGGTCTCTGTAACCAAAAAAGGCAAATCCGGGGCTGAGGAAATTCAGCAGATGATGAAGAACTACCGGGAAAACACCCCTGCTCAGCTTGGAGGATCCAAAGTAGTTATGATAAAGGATTATAAGAGTCAGATACAAAAAGATCTGCGATCCGGAGATAGTACTTCGATCGATCTTCCGTCTTCCAATGTACTGCAGTTTATAACAGAAGACGGAGGGATCGTATCCTGCCGACCATCCGGAACAGAACCTAAGATCAAGTTTTACTGCAGTGTAAATACCAAGCTTATGGACCGGGATGATTATGCTCAGGTTGCATCCACTCTGGACCATAAGATCGACGCAATGATCGAGAGTCTGAAAAATTAA
- a CDS encoding DUF3224 domain-containing protein encodes MKIKGIFEVKLSELPAHAEGKNGITLNRMSIDKLFSGDLEAESKGEMLTAMTPIRGSAGYVAVEQVQGTLSGKKGSFVLQHFGIMSGENEKLILEVIPDSGTDELMGLSGTMNIIREDGKHIYEFDYTFAK; translated from the coding sequence ATGAAGATCAAAGGGATATTTGAGGTTAAACTCAGCGAGCTTCCGGCACATGCCGAAGGGAAAAATGGAATAACACTCAACAGAATGTCTATTGACAAACTTTTTTCCGGTGACCTGGAAGCTGAAAGTAAAGGAGAAATGCTTACTGCTATGACTCCAATCCGTGGATCAGCCGGATATGTTGCTGTTGAACAAGTTCAGGGAACATTATCCGGGAAAAAAGGAAGCTTTGTTCTTCAACATTTTGGAATCATGTCGGGAGAAAATGAAAAACTGATCCTCGAAGTCATCCCTGATTCCGGAACTGATGAGCTCATGGGATTGAGCGGAACGATGAACATTATAAGAGAGGATGGTAAACACATTTATGAATTTGATTATACATTCGCAAAATGA
- the tsaB gene encoding tRNA (adenosine(37)-N6)-threonylcarbamoyltransferase complex dimerization subunit type 1 TsaB: MILAIETATDICSVAFMDDQHKIHEKRSEEKGVHSEKLFSFTRELMEQCQFGLQDLDALLISNGPGSYTGLRIAASAVKGLLFNSEIPVYAYNTLASIAAGVAEKSKAEDNVRIHAVLNARRKHVYHQLFQGQGLHSDDKGDIIEIEQLLKQISTDDVIGGTGIFRFRERLPDQVETFGLEVISAVNMLNLHQTGRGLKHCRKVSIEALESDYLTSSQVNNTGL, encoded by the coding sequence ATGATCCTGGCTATAGAGACCGCTACTGATATATGTTCTGTGGCTTTTATGGATGATCAGCATAAGATCCATGAAAAAAGGAGTGAGGAAAAGGGAGTTCATTCTGAGAAACTATTTTCTTTTACAAGAGAACTCATGGAGCAATGCCAATTTGGACTTCAGGACCTTGATGCTTTATTGATCAGTAATGGTCCCGGCTCCTATACGGGACTGAGAATAGCTGCAAGTGCGGTGAAAGGACTGCTCTTTAATTCCGAAATTCCTGTGTATGCATATAATACTCTGGCTTCTATTGCGGCAGGAGTTGCCGAAAAATCTAAAGCCGAGGATAATGTTCGTATTCATGCTGTATTGAACGCCCGGCGAAAACATGTCTATCATCAGCTGTTTCAGGGCCAGGGATTGCATTCGGATGATAAGGGAGACATTATTGAAATTGAGCAGTTACTTAAACAAATATCTACGGATGATGTTATCGGAGGGACCGGTATATTCCGGTTTAGGGAAAGATTACCTGATCAGGTTGAAACCTTTGGCCTGGAAGTGATCTCCGCTGTAAATATGCTCAATTTACACCAAACCGGAAGGGGACTGAAACATTGCCGGAAAGTAAGTATTGAAGCCCTTGAATCCGACTATCTCACCTCCAGTCAGGTAAATAATACCGGATTATAA
- a CDS encoding long-chain fatty acid--CoA ligase produces MLNLSVLLENNARKIPQKTAIVFGEQEFSYAQVNGAANQIANALDKMGIGPGDKVALSCPNLPHFPMIYFGILKTGAVVVPLSVLLKKDEVAYHLNDSDAKAYFCFIGNDELPMGKRGYEGFKDAPRCHNMFLIMPAADMESPFEGVETLSDLMKERSPAYECRQTGAEDTALIIYTSGTTGKPKGAELTHSNLLLNAILSCDLVNSEKEDRLLIALPLFHIFGMTTLMNAGLYKGATCILVARFEPGEILQIMQNKEVTIFAGVPTMYWALNHFNNGNIDYKKISRSLKIATSGGAAMPAQVLNEFEERFNVPILEGYGMSEGSPVVTFNHLDVGKKIGSIGTPVWGVEVMIVDENEQELPPGEKGELIYRGHNVMKGYYKKHEATEETIRNGWLYSGDIAYMDEDGFFYIVDRTKDMIIRGGFNVYPREIEEVMITHEEVSLVAVIGVPDEKFGEDIKAFVVKTEGSGLNEKELRSWCKERMADYKYPRFIEFLDKLPMSATGKILKKELR; encoded by the coding sequence ATGTTAAACCTATCCGTCCTTTTAGAAAACAATGCTCGTAAGATTCCTCAGAAAACAGCTATAGTATTTGGCGAACAGGAATTCAGCTATGCGCAGGTTAACGGAGCAGCAAATCAGATCGCAAATGCTTTAGACAAAATGGGCATAGGACCCGGAGATAAGGTCGCTTTAAGTTGTCCTAATCTTCCTCATTTCCCGATGATCTATTTCGGTATCCTGAAAACGGGAGCGGTAGTTGTTCCATTAAGTGTGCTGCTTAAAAAAGACGAGGTAGCATATCACCTCAATGACAGTGATGCCAAAGCGTACTTTTGTTTTATTGGCAATGATGAACTTCCAATGGGAAAAAGGGGGTATGAGGGATTTAAAGATGCACCTAGGTGTCATAATATGTTCCTGATTATGCCGGCTGCAGACATGGAATCACCATTTGAGGGAGTAGAAACCCTTAGTGATTTAATGAAGGAGCGTTCACCGGCCTATGAATGCCGGCAAACCGGAGCAGAAGATACGGCTTTGATCATATATACTTCAGGGACCACCGGTAAGCCAAAAGGAGCTGAGCTTACACATTCAAATCTGCTATTGAATGCGATCCTTTCATGTGATCTGGTTAATTCTGAAAAAGAAGACCGCCTTCTTATTGCATTACCTTTGTTTCATATTTTTGGGATGACCACTCTTATGAATGCAGGCTTATATAAAGGAGCAACCTGTATTCTGGTAGCCCGGTTCGAGCCGGGAGAAATTTTGCAGATTATGCAGAATAAAGAGGTTACAATATTTGCCGGGGTCCCCACTATGTACTGGGCTCTGAATCATTTTAATAACGGGAATATAGATTACAAGAAGATCAGTCGTTCATTAAAAATAGCTACATCCGGCGGTGCTGCAATGCCGGCTCAAGTGTTAAACGAATTTGAAGAACGGTTCAATGTTCCGATTCTAGAGGGATATGGAATGTCGGAGGGATCGCCTGTGGTCACCTTTAATCATCTGGATGTAGGAAAAAAGATCGGGTCAATTGGTACTCCGGTTTGGGGGGTTGAGGTTATGATCGTGGATGAGAATGAACAGGAATTACCCCCCGGAGAGAAAGGAGAACTGATTTATCGGGGTCATAATGTGATGAAGGGTTATTATAAAAAACATGAGGCGACTGAGGAAACCATAAGGAATGGATGGCTTTACTCGGGCGATATCGCTTATATGGACGAAGATGGTTTTTTCTACATTGTTGACCGGACCAAGGATATGATCATAAGGGGAGGGTTTAATGTTTACCCCCGGGAGATCGAGGAAGTTATGATCACACACGAAGAGGTATCTCTGGTTGCAGTGATCGGAGTACCAGACGAAAAGTTTGGTGAGGACATTAAGGCCTTTGTTGTAAAGACAGAAGGGAGCGGTCTAAATGAAAAAGAGTTACGGAGCTGGTGCAAGGAAAGAATGGCTGATTATAAATATCCGAGGTTCATCGAGTTTTTGGATAAATTGCCGATGAGTGCAACAGGTAAGATCCTTAAAAAGGAATTGCGCTAG
- a CDS encoding dihydroorotase family protein, with amino-acid sequence MLLKNVRPVSRDHDGKETLRIRIEDGMITALGKDLKAQKGEEVHDFGGAYISPGWMDMHVHLREPGFEHKETVETGCRAAAFGGFTAVACMPNTKPPTHTRDVVEFIRKKAEKLPVDVHPIGCVTKDRKGESIAEMADMAEGGAVAFSDDGDPVVDSQVMRVALEYSSMLGKPIINHEEDLKLSRPGHMNEGKVSTRLGLDGTPGIAEEVMIARDILLAEYTGGHVHVAHISTRKAVDLVRDAKKKGIKVTTEVCTHHFDLTDEEIEKTNFNTNFKMHPPLRTQDDVDAMIEGLVDGTIDVICTDHAPHAIEEKEVEFIYAPNGILGLGTAWPVTNMCLYQTKKLDLQQLMDKLVYNPRTILNLEHPEIAEGKKANLTVFNTDEEWTYDLKNVRSKSKNSPYLDKKLKGRALAIYNNGQLVINELK; translated from the coding sequence ATGCTGCTGAAAAATGTACGGCCGGTAAGCCGTGATCACGATGGAAAAGAAACCCTGCGAATAAGAATTGAAGACGGAATGATCACTGCTTTAGGCAAAGATCTGAAAGCACAAAAGGGTGAAGAAGTCCATGATTTCGGAGGCGCATATATATCACCAGGTTGGATGGATATGCATGTGCATTTACGTGAGCCCGGTTTTGAGCATAAAGAAACAGTGGAAACAGGATGCAGGGCTGCTGCATTTGGGGGATTTACCGCTGTTGCCTGTATGCCAAACACCAAACCTCCAACTCATACTCGTGATGTGGTTGAATTTATCCGGAAAAAGGCTGAAAAGCTTCCGGTTGATGTTCATCCCATCGGGTGTGTTACTAAAGACCGGAAAGGTGAATCCATTGCCGAAATGGCCGATATGGCTGAGGGGGGTGCAGTCGCATTCAGTGATGACGGAGATCCGGTTGTTGACTCTCAGGTCATGCGGGTGGCACTTGAATATTCATCCATGTTGGGAAAGCCTATTATCAATCATGAAGAAGATCTGAAGTTATCCCGCCCCGGCCACATGAACGAGGGCAAAGTCTCTACCCGCCTTGGACTGGACGGAACTCCGGGCATTGCAGAAGAAGTCATGATCGCCAGAGATATTCTGCTTGCTGAATACACAGGAGGGCATGTACACGTGGCTCATATAAGTACCCGAAAAGCGGTAGATCTGGTAAGGGATGCGAAGAAAAAAGGCATAAAGGTGACCACTGAAGTATGCACGCATCACTTTGATCTTACCGATGAAGAGATCGAGAAGACGAACTTTAATACCAATTTTAAAATGCATCCACCACTAAGAACCCAGGACGATGTGGATGCTATGATCGAGGGACTGGTAGACGGAACTATTGACGTGATCTGCACGGATCATGCCCCACACGCGATCGAAGAAAAGGAAGTAGAGTTTATCTATGCTCCGAATGGAATTCTGGGACTGGGCACTGCCTGGCCCGTCACGAATATGTGTTTATATCAGACAAAGAAGCTGGATCTTCAGCAACTGATGGATAAACTGGTTTATAATCCCAGAACTATTCTAAACCTGGAGCACCCGGAGATCGCAGAAGGCAAAAAAGCTAATCTAACTGTTTTTAACACGGATGAAGAGTGGACCTATGATCTCAAAAATGTCCGGTCAAAATCCAAGAATTCACCCTACCTGGACAAAAAACTTAAAGGCCGTGCCTTGGCTATCTATAATAACGGGCAGCTGGTAATTAACGAGCTTAAGTAA
- the dprA gene encoding DNA-processing protein DprA, producing MGERREKLKSLLALNTIPGLGARRIRILLDHFKDPEEIFKCGRGDLLVIEGIGQASALSILSFDRWDETERVLDRLSSSGIKMMGLTDDDYPPLLKQIFDPPSLLWIRGSRSALSLPGIAVVGTREPSRYGKETTVSLGKELSEAGMCINSGLAYGIDTIAHHTALRCMGKTVAVLGSGIDRIYPGRNRFLVKQIVESGGAVITEFPPGTKPDAGNFPVRNRIVSGLSVGVLIVESGVQGGSMITAEQALDQNREVFAVPHPLKNISGSGCNYLIKTGAAKLVQGVGDILEEIPGYNKQNKMAGRKPSLSRKNQDWRKESLNGLQQQICECLSEEQIQIDHLAEKLELDTGKLLVSLLELEMRDLVVQRAGKIFALRE from the coding sequence ATGGGAGAGAGGAGGGAAAAATTAAAGTCACTTCTGGCTTTAAATACCATTCCGGGTTTAGGTGCCCGAAGAATACGAATCTTACTGGATCACTTTAAGGATCCGGAAGAGATATTCAAATGCGGAAGAGGTGATCTGCTGGTTATTGAAGGTATCGGGCAGGCCTCTGCATTGAGCATTCTGAGTTTTGACCGCTGGGATGAAACAGAACGGGTACTGGACCGGCTGAGTAGTTCAGGCATAAAGATGATGGGACTGACCGATGATGACTATCCTCCGCTGCTAAAACAAATATTTGATCCGCCATCGCTGTTATGGATCCGGGGCAGTCGCAGTGCTTTATCGCTGCCTGGTATTGCTGTGGTAGGTACAAGGGAACCCAGCCGGTATGGAAAGGAGACTACTGTAAGTTTAGGCAAAGAGCTCAGTGAAGCGGGGATGTGCATCAACAGCGGACTTGCCTATGGGATCGACACTATAGCTCATCATACGGCACTGAGGTGTATGGGAAAAACTGTTGCCGTTCTTGGATCAGGGATTGACCGGATCTATCCGGGAAGAAACCGTTTCCTGGTAAAACAGATTGTAGAATCGGGAGGGGCTGTGATCACGGAATTCCCCCCAGGAACAAAACCTGATGCCGGAAATTTCCCGGTGAGAAACCGCATTGTAAGTGGTTTGAGTGTTGGTGTGCTTATTGTGGAATCCGGTGTGCAAGGGGGGAGTATGATCACCGCCGAACAGGCACTGGATCAGAACCGGGAGGTTTTTGCAGTTCCTCATCCACTAAAAAATATTTCCGGAAGCGGATGTAACTATCTGATCAAAACAGGTGCAGCCAAACTGGTACAAGGGGTAGGAGATATTCTGGAGGAGATACCGGGCTATAACAAGCAGAATAAAATGGCAGGAAGAAAACCGTCATTAAGTCGAAAGAATCAGGACTGGAGAAAAGAATCTCTTAATGGATTACAACAACAGATCTGTGAGTGTCTTAGTGAAGAACAGATACAAATCGATCATCTGGCGGAGAAACTGGAACTTGATACCGGAAAGCTATTGGTAAGCCTGCTTGAACTGGAGATGCGGGATCTGGTAGTACAGCGTGCCGGAAAGATATTTGCGCTTAGAGAGTAA
- the accD gene encoding acetyl-CoA carboxylase, carboxyltransferase subunit beta, producing MAWFKRKDENIQTETRKEMPEGVWVKVPTTGETVHKRELEDNLWVDPVSGYHFRIGSKEYFSIIFDDNKFKELGADILPTDPLKFKDRKKYSDRLKEYQEKTGLTDACRVGTGKMNGIDLVVASMDFSFIGGSMGSVVGERLGVAIDHARENKMPLIIISQTGGARMMESVLSLMQMAKTSAKLAQLEEDKVPYISYLTNPTTGGVTASFAMLGDFNIAEPGALIGFAGPRVIRQTIGRDLPEGFQTSEYLLDHGFLDFIVPRTKMKSKLTKLLKLVLHKND from the coding sequence ATGGCCTGGTTTAAAAGAAAAGACGAGAATATTCAGACAGAAACCCGTAAAGAGATGCCGGAAGGCGTTTGGGTAAAAGTACCTACTACGGGCGAAACGGTACATAAGCGGGAACTCGAAGACAACCTGTGGGTTGATCCCGTAAGCGGATATCATTTCCGCATTGGGAGTAAAGAATATTTTTCCATCATTTTTGATGATAATAAATTCAAAGAGCTGGGAGCCGATATTCTGCCAACCGATCCTTTGAAATTTAAGGATCGCAAGAAGTATTCCGATCGTCTAAAAGAGTATCAGGAAAAGACCGGCCTTACTGACGCCTGTCGTGTAGGAACCGGAAAAATGAACGGGATCGATCTGGTGGTAGCCAGTATGGACTTCTCTTTTATCGGAGGATCCATGGGCTCAGTAGTAGGCGAACGATTAGGAGTAGCTATCGATCATGCCAGAGAAAATAAGATGCCGCTGATCATCATATCTCAGACGGGCGGTGCACGCATGATGGAAAGTGTGCTTAGTCTGATGCAGATGGCAAAGACCTCAGCTAAACTTGCTCAGCTTGAAGAAGACAAAGTACCCTACATCTCTTACCTGACAAACCCAACCACGGGTGGAGTCACCGCAAGTTTTGCCATGCTTGGAGATTTTAACATTGCAGAACCGGGTGCTTTGATTGGTTTTGCCGGACCAAGAGTGATCAGACAGACCATTGGAAGAGACCTTCCTGAAGGTTTCCAGACTTCAGAGTACCTTCTGGATCATGGGTTCCTGGATTTTATCGTTCCCAGAACTAAAATGAAGTCCAAGCTCACCAAGTTGCTAAAACTGGTACTTCATAAGAACGACTGA
- the obgE gene encoding GTPase ObgE, producing the protein MRFADYAKIYVTAGKGGDGALHFRREKYVPRGGPDGGDGGNGGNVTLVGNQQLNTLLDLRYRKFIKAKAGEHGAKSRKTGSDGETIRLEVPLGTVVFDAESRERIGEVTEDGQQLVIAKGGKGGLGNWHFKSATNQTPQYAQEGKPGEERVVELELKLIADVGLVGFPNAGKSTLLSALSHAKPKIADYPFTTLEPNLGVVKFEDFRSFVMADIPGIIEEAHEGKGLGIQFLRHIERNNVLLFMVAADQLIEYEYEALLNELRAYRKDLLDKPRVLAITKMDLKPGFEMDEEYHIDDDIPVVEISSATGHGIDELKEVLWKMIREAKEKAQDEEE; encoded by the coding sequence ATGCGTTTCGCAGATTACGCTAAAATATATGTAACTGCCGGTAAAGGCGGAGACGGAGCACTTCACTTCCGCAGGGAGAAATACGTGCCCAGAGGAGGACCGGATGGAGGTGATGGTGGAAATGGCGGTAATGTAACGCTGGTAGGAAATCAGCAGCTGAATACTTTGCTGGATCTACGCTACAGAAAATTTATCAAGGCTAAGGCCGGAGAGCATGGGGCCAAGAGCCGAAAGACCGGTTCTGACGGCGAGACTATCAGGCTGGAAGTCCCGCTGGGTACGGTGGTATTTGATGCAGAAAGCAGGGAACGTATCGGTGAAGTAACCGAAGACGGGCAGCAACTTGTGATTGCCAAAGGCGGAAAAGGAGGACTCGGGAACTGGCATTTCAAAAGTGCGACCAACCAGACTCCCCAGTATGCTCAGGAGGGAAAACCCGGAGAAGAAAGGGTAGTGGAGCTTGAACTGAAGCTTATTGCCGATGTAGGGCTGGTAGGCTTTCCAAATGCAGGAAAGAGTACACTTCTGAGTGCATTGTCTCATGCCAAGCCGAAGATCGCAGATTATCCCTTTACCACGCTGGAACCAAATCTTGGAGTGGTTAAGTTTGAAGACTTCCGCAGTTTCGTAATGGCAGATATCCCCGGGATCATTGAAGAAGCACATGAGGGGAAAGGTCTTGGAATACAATTTCTCAGACATATTGAAAGAAATAATGTGCTGCTTTTCATGGTTGCAGCCGACCAGCTGATCGAATATGAATATGAGGCATTACTGAATGAGCTGAGAGCCTACCGAAAAGACCTTCTGGATAAACCAAGAGTTCTTGCTATTACCAAGATGGACCTGAAGCCCGGCTTTGAAATGGATGAGGAATATCATATTGATGATGATATTCCGGTAGTCGAGATCTCTTCCGCTACCGGACACGGGATCGATGAACTGAAAGAAGTTCTGTGGAAAATGATCCGGGAAGCTAAAGAAAAGGCTCAGGACGAAGAAGAATAG